The genomic window TGCGATCGCATTTGTTCTTCAAAAAACTGCTGTCTTTGCTTATCCTCTCGATCTAACCACCCCGTAGGTTCACTCACCAATGTCAACGCTTGGGCCGGTTTCCCATCCCTTCCAGCCCGGCCAATTTCTTGCACATATTCAGACAGCAGATGTGGTGCGTGAAAATGGGCTACCCAACGAACATCAGATTTATTTATCCCCATACCAAACGCACAGGTACACACAACAAAGGGGATTTTGCCACCTAACCAACTTGCTTCTACTGCACGGCGTTCTGTTGCACCCAATCCCGCATGATAACTAGCTGTGGCATAACCCATGTCTGCTAACCATTGGGCTAAATCTTCGCTATCTCTCCGAGTGCGAACATAAACTAATCCCGATTGTTGCGGTCTATTTTGAATAAACTTTAATAATTGTTGTTTCCTACCTCGTGGTGTCCAAGCAATGCGAATGCTGGGATACAAGTTAGGACGGTAGGGATTCAAGCGAAAAATCTCTGGTTGCTGTAATTGTAAAACTGTTTGAATAATCTTTTGGGCTGAGGGGTCAGCAGTAGCAGTAAAAGCGGCGATACTAATTTTTGTTCCTGGTGGTTTTGATTTGAGCAATGCCGGACGCACCGCCCCTAATCTGCGGTAAGCTGGGCGAAAAGTATCACCCCACTGCACTAAACAATGAGCTTCATCTAAAATCAAACCATTAATTTGCAATTGCGGCTGACATAATCTTTCCCAAACTGGCGCACTGAGCAAAGTTTCGGGCGATAAATAAAGTAATCTTAGCTGTTGACGTTCCAAAGCTTGCAGAGTTGCACGGCGTTGAGATGAAGATAATTCACTATGCAAAAGTGCTGCTTTTTGGTGGCTTTCTCGTAGTTCCTGTACTTGATTTTCCATTAGCGCCACCAAGGGCGAAACTACCAAAGTTAATCCTGTTTGTAGCAGTGCAGGAAGTTGAAAACAAATCGACTTCCCGCCACCTGTGGGCATAATAATCAGTGCATCTTTTTGTGATAGTAAACTGCTGACAATTTCTCCCTGTGGTGGACGGAAATCTTCATAACCCCAGATTTTTTTGAAAGCAGCGCGAACTTCTTGCCAAGATTTTGTTGTAGGCTGATTCATAATCAATAACTAGATGCACCCATATCCTTGAATGCTGAATATAGCCTCTGTTATCCAGCTAATGGTTCAGTAATTTCATCATTTTAGGTTGCAACCCTCTGACCGCAAGAATGAATTATAATTTTTCAACCTATTAAATAAAAGATGTAGCGAGATGAATGAAGAATTAAAACATCGATTTTACATCAACACTGATAAATCTAAGTTAGATATTCAAATGATTCATGATTTTTTACAAACCTCCTATTGGGCTGAAAATATCCCGTTAGCTACTGTAGAAAAGTCAATAAACAATTCTTTATGTTTTGGACTTTATGAAGATAATCAACAAGTTGGTTTTGCGATAGTCATCACTGATTATGCAACTTCTGCGTTGTTAAAAGATGTTTTTATTTTGGAACCTTATCGAGGACAGGGTTTAGGAAAATGGTTTGTAGAATACATTTTAGAATATCCAGAATTGCAAGACGTTCAAAGGTGGTTGTTAGGCACAAAAGATGCTCATGGACTTTATCGCCGTTATGGATTTAAAAATTTGACAGAACCAGAGAAAATCATGATGCGTTTAAATCCCAATGCTAATCAAGCTTGAGCAAAACGGGGGTAAATAAGTGCGTAGGCGTAGCCCGTCGTAGACATCGCTAACCCGCATTGACAGTTAGATTACAATCTAGGTATAGTTTCTCTGACTGGAGTTGTTCATCGGGTGATTCAATCCGATTCAATGACAAAGCATACCAGACAAGTATTACTTAGTGCGCTCAAGGTGGTTGTCTTATGCCTGACACTGTTCCTACTATGCACAAGCAATAGTTGGGCGCAAATCACTACTGACAGCAAAATTGCTCCCCTGATTCAGAAGCTAATAGATAATGATGCCCACATCAGTAGTATTGCCGCAGATGCATTAGTTAATATCGGTTCGCCAGCAGTGCCGTCTCTGATTGAGGCGTTGAAAAATCAGGATATTAATCTTCGCTGGCACGCTGCTTCAGTTTTAGGAGATTTGGGTGCAGAAGCAGCACCAGCCGTTTCTGCCTTAAGTGCGGCATTGCAGGATGAGGATGGACAAGTCCGCCTGTACGCCACCTTAGCTTTAGGAAATATTGGTACAGCAGCCAAAGCAGCAGTTCCATCGTTGATGGCGGCATTACAAGACAAGGAGCAATTCGTTCGCATTTATGTTCCTTCTGCACTCAGGAAAATTGGTGTAGAAGCGAAAGTAGCTTTACTTCCCGAATTGAGGAAAAGCTGGGGCGGGTTAATAAGACGATAATTAAACCCTTGCGGATTGAGGCGAATAAACTATCGTCCTTTATGGAAGCTTATCTGATGCAGCGAGGTAAACGCGATCGCTTTACTGACCAAGAATTTTTTGACGCTTGTAACCGTCTTTCTCTGATGGTAGGTCAAAATAATATCACTGTCTTGCTGGCTAAACTTTATGCGGAACAGTTAATCGCCAGTAGAGAGGTTGCAGCTAATATTTCGGCGTTACCAGAGAATATTCCGAATTTGATGCTGGGTTATATCAATGAACTCAATCGTGATGTTACAGACAATCAATTTGATGACCGCACTGTTCATCAAATTGCCAAAACCATCGCCTGGGAATGTTTGCAGCAAAGTTATCAACCAGGAACCGCCAAGCGTGGAGATGCTATTGTTGCATTAGCAAATTTGGGTATTGATGACCCGGAAGTACACTTAGATTATCTAGAAAAGCGTTTGCACCTGATTCAAACTATTGGTTCTGCTAAAGATAGAATTCGTTTCTGTCTTGACCCTTTAGCTGAGTATCTTGCAGGTTGGTATTTAATAGAATTGTATGGCAATAACGATGGCAAATGGCGATCGCATTTTTTCAAAAAGGCAGACGATTTAGTTAAAACAGGCGCACCAGATGCCATCAAAGGCTTGTTGTTGGCAGTGCGAGATTGCTATTTATCTGAGGTTCAAGGTAGCAAAGAAACGGACTTTGTACCCCAGAAGTTGGGTAAACTGGCTGGCTTTACACCTTCAGTCCCAGCAGTTAGTACTGTGCAAACATTAATACCATGAGCGATCGCATTGATGTAAGCATAGCTAAATTCCTCTTTCTGGGTAGTGATGTACATTCAACTGAAATTTATTGTTTATTCTTTATAGCAATTCTCATTTGAATGGGTACTAGGTAGGGGCATTGTAAATCCCTGTTAAATTACCTCCACCATCGCCCCACATCCGCAATCGCACGGGCAATTTTTACCGTTGCTGCTTCACCACCTAATGCAAAGATAACTGGAAACAATGCCTTAATATCTTGCAGCAAATTAGGGCGAGTGCGAAGGGATAGCTCATGAAGTGTATCTTGCCAAAGGGGGAAAAGTTCCGTAGATGGCATTTGTGACAAACTGTCAGCTAAGGCACTCAAGACTTCGGCACGAGAAGACTCAGACTGAATCGCCCTGGCAGCAGCAAGGGCTTCTGGCAATAACTCTGGCAGTTTCTTAGCTAAGGCACTCAAGGCATTGGCACGAGAAGACTCATCCTGAATCGCCCTGGCAGCAGCAAGGGCTTCTGGCAATATATCTGGCAGTTTCTCAGCTAAGGCACTCAAGGCTTTGGCACGATAATCCTCATCCTGAATCGCCCTGGCAGCAGCAAGGGCTTCTGGCAATAACTCTGGTGGCAGTTTCTCAGCTAAGGCACTCAAGGCATTGGCACGATAATCCTCATCCTGAATCGCCCTGGCAGCAGCAAGGGCTTTTTGCAGTGCTAGTTCTTGAAGATTTGGTGGCAAATAGTTGACTAGCTCTGTCAGCGAGTTGACTTTCTCCTGTTGCTTTGGGTTTTGCAGGGCGTAAACTAGTCCTTGTTCGGGAGTCCACTTTTTGTTTTTGACCAAGGCAAGCAATAAATTTACTGGTACATTAGCTGCCAAACTATTCAGGGATGCAGTAATCAAAGCATAGCGACACTGCAAACTTACAACTTGGGGCAGGATTGATTCAGTCCAATTCGCTTCTGCTAATTCCCAAGCACGAGAAATATCTGTAATGTAACCCCCAGGTTGTCCTAATTTTTCTCGCGTTTCAAACCAGCCATTTATTATTGATGTCTGCGACTTTTCCCGTAATAACTGATGAATTTCTTCTACCCGTTCAGCCTTTTCTAAATGCCCAACTAAATTTTGATGAATGTAACCATCATTAACCAGGGTATGCCAAAGATTTTTTTCAGTCTTTAGCCGATACCGTTCTAGCAGTTGGCTGTGAGCATTGAGTAAATTAAAACCCATTCCCGTAGGCGGAGGTTTAATTAATAGGCGACGAGCTACATCATGCAATAAGTCATGTATCCTGTAGCCTTTGCACTCAACACCCCCGACAGATATAGGTGAATCAGACTGAAGTAAGGCATCATTCCAAAGCAGCTCTAAACGCTCATTAGCTTCATCCTGCGATTCCATATCCCATAATGTAACTGCCATTGGTGCGGCTATTATTACATCTTCTGGCAAAACTCCCAACCAAATAAAATTTTCCCAAGCTTGTTCGTCATAGTCCCGCAAAGCTTTCAGGCTTAAATTAAAAGTTGCTTCTAAAGAGTTTTCTTGACGCGGCCCTTCTAAAACTTCTAATCTTGCAACCTCTTGTTTCAAAGCCGTTTCCAGCTTCACCCATGTAATTCCCCATTTAACTCTTGCTGCTACCAAATTCAGCGCAATGGGTAAATATCCCACAGCCTCGGCTAGTCTCAAAGCCTCTTGTTTCTCTACTTCTTCTATTTCTCGTTCTAAAGACTTAGAAAGTAATTCCAGAGATTCTGTCGGCGTCATCAAATTCAATTCTTGCAAAGAAACATCCACACCAGCCACATCAGCCCGCCGCGAAGTGATTAATAGCTGGGATTGTGAACTTGCTACCATAAAGGGTTTAACTTTATCTGGTTCCCAAGCATCATCAACTACCAGTAGAACTGCCTTCTTATGTAGTAAACTTCGCAAATGGGCTGAAGTTGCTTCTATATTAATCGCACGAAATTCAGAGTCTCCCAAGGCTTGCACCCAGCTACTCAGCAGCGCGAGAATATCTGGTTCTTGTCCCAAAGTTGCCCAAAGCACACCACCAGAAAAACGTTTTTGAATATCTTCATCATGGGCAAGGGCAGTAACTAAAGTTGTCTTGCCAATGCCACCTAAGCCGTGAATAGCACTGATGAGCAATGCACCAGCATTAGATGTATTTGCCAGTAGACGAGCTTTAATTTCTCTAGTAACTGCGCGGTCTACAAAATTGGCAGGTAAACTCGGTGCTTGAAAAGGTCTGTCAATTGGGCGACTATAATTAATAGTGAGGCTGCCTTCTACCTGACCTACATTAATATTGTTGTCGCCTTCGCTGTTTTGACCAACATTTCCATTACCTGAAATTGTTTGTTTAAACTTAGATTTAATATCGGAATTTAAACTGGTTACAGAAGCATCATTGTTTTCTCCGTTACCTAAAATTGGTTGTTCAACCTGAGACGGAATATGCCTATCTAAACGGCTTTGAGCAACTTCATCTCTAAGTAGATGTTGCCTACGTTTTAATCTCCGACGATTCCCTCTCAAAAAGCCAGCTAACTTAGATAAAAAAAGTATTATCTGCTTCCATAACCTTCTCAGGCTTTTTTTCTGCAAAGTTTTAACTTCCTATTATTCTGGTTTTCTGACTAATTGATAGTTGCATCACCTCCCACTCTACCAATCGCCTTATTACCATCACCCGCAATGTTTTGCATTACGTTGTCATCGCCAGATATTGTTTGATTAAAAGTATTAACAACCTGAGAAATTGCTTCAGAATCTTCTTGCATTAAACGGGCAATCTCAGCATATAAATTTTTATCTTCATCCAGAAATTTCTTGAGTTGCTTCTGGAGTGTTTCTTTAGCATCTGCATCATTAGGAGAATTAGCCAATTCTTCTGCTGCACCTTTCGCCAGTGGCTTTGCCTCCATTTTGGGTTGCAGCTTACTCCACAAAGCTTTGGCTTTTTCCCAGGCATTAGCACCAAACCCTTCACCAAATTTCTTACCAGCTTCTTCAGTTGCTTTCTCTCCGACTTTGAGCAAGTACGGTAAAAAAGGAGTCAAGAAAGTAGTTAAAGTTATTATATCTATTTACTTACTCTAATTCTGTATTAATACTTAATAATAAGGGGTGAAATACATAGTAATCACTTAATGTAATAATTTTTTATGACGATGCCTACGGCGGCAAGCTACGCAACGCTTGTGAGAAATGCGGATACAGCGTATTTCAGGTAAATTAAGTACACGGGGTAGGGGCACAACATGTTGTGCCCCTACGATTATCTGTAAGTAACCACACAAAATTAATTACAGTCATTGCGTTCGCGTAGCGTCTCGTAGAGAGCGAAGCGAAGCAATCCCAGCCCTTGCGATTGCTACCCTGCGGGAACGCCAAGGGCGAACATTTCGCTCCGCTGCATTCGCAATGACATTGTGTAATTAATTTTGTTTAACTACTTACCTCACGCCTGTTGCAATCTGCTGTATATTTATCTGTGGTTAACTATTTTTTTCTGTAGCTTACCCATGCGAGAACTAGGCAGATTTCTGATTTTCATCTGATGTCTGCCGTGCATTACTTTTCAAACGACTCAACCTGCTTTTGCGTATACGTTCGCTGTCACGAACGCCACCTGCTACTTCATATTCGCTGCTGTCTGTGCCATACTTGAAACCAACTCCCTTCAGCATCTTATCTGAAAGTTTACTTAGCTTTTTTTCCATTTCATCGATTTTAGTTTTAGTAGAGTCAACCACAGCTAAAGCGTTGTTATAAGTATCAAGCATAGTGCGAAACTCCTCAATTGATTGAGTCAGATTTTCCAAATCGCAACTATTACCAAAATCCATGTTTGAATCAACTGCTTTGAATCCAGACGTTCTCAATTCAGCTTTTTCTAGAACCCGCGATGTCCGCTTTGTACGAGGCATAAATGTACTCCTTGAAGATATTTATAGAACTAGCTTGCCTCAATTAAGCTGTATTCTGTATCAGAAAAACTCGCAAATCATTATATTTTTTATAATAATCTTTCTAGGCAATTCCAGTAGTTTTGCTGAAGTCAAGAACTAGATGCTGATTTTTATAGAGATAATATATTTGAACTTCATACAAGCTTCGGTTTTTTCACCATCGCTTTAATGTTAGTGACTAATGTTGTAATGTTGGTGACTAATATTGTAATATTACTGACTAATGTTGTAATGTTTAGTGACTAATGTTGTAATATTAATCACTAATGTCGTAATGTTGGTGACTAATATTGTAATATTACTGACTAATGTCGTAATGTTTAGTGACTAATGTTGTAATGTTAGTGACTAATGTCGTAATGTTTTGGCAGTCGCTTCGGTGCCTAAGTCCTAAACTGGATATACACAAACAAGTAGGGTAGCACAACTGTGCTACCCTACTTATGCTTTCCAATTAACTGCAAATCAAAACAGAGGTGTTTTTAGACTTTCTGTGCAGTTACTTCCTCTGGCTTTTTTTGAGTTTGCAAAGATGCATACAACCTATTCAACGCATTTACATAAGCTTGCGCGGATGCCACGATGATATCTGTGTTCGCTGCATGACCAGAAAATACTTTAGATTCATAACGTAAACGAATCGTCACTTCTCCAATGGCATCAATACCAGCTGTTACTGACTGCACAGAAAACTCAATCAACTCGTTGGGCACATTCACCACACGGTTGATGGCTTTGTAAACTGCATCCACTGGCCCAGTACCGATCGCAGCATCAGTTAATTCTTCACCTTCTGGGGTACGTAGGGTAACTGTAGCAGTAGGACGGGCGTTGCTACCGCAGGAAACTTGCACCAACTCTACCCGGAACAAATCGGGTGCTTGTTGGATTTCATCGTTAACGATCGCTTCTAAATCCCAATCAGAAATTTCTTTCTTTTTATCTGCTACCTCTTTGAATCTGACGAATGCTTTATTTAACTCAGTATCCGACAGTTCAAAGCCCAATTCTTTCAACCGAGTGCGGAAAGCATTTCTCCCTGAATGTTTACCCAAAACTATTTGATTGTCTGTTAAGCCAATCAATTGGGCATCCATAATTTCATAAGTGAGTTTGTTTTTTAACACACCATCTTGGTGAATCCCAGACTCATGAGCAAAGGCATTCGCCCCGACGATCGCTTTATTTGGTTGTACTAGCATTCCCGTCAAATTGGAAACTAAGCGTGAGGTTTTGTAAATTTGTCGGGTGTCGATATTTGTCAGGGATTCTTGAGATTCTTCTGGTCTTCCGAGATAGGGATTAAAATATTGTCGCCGCACATGCAGCGCCATCACCAATTCTTCTAGTGAGGCATTTCCGGCGCGTTCACCAATCCCATTGATCGTACATTCTAGTTGCCGTGCGCCATTTTTGACGGCTTCTAAGAAGTTAGCAACTGCCAAGCCTAAATCATTATGACCGTGAACGGAAATAATCGCTTGGTCGATGTTGGGGACATTTTCGATAATGCCCTTAATTATGGCTCCAAATTCGCTAGGGGTGGTGTAACCCACAGTATCGGGAATGTTAACTGTTGTTGCACCAGCTGCGATCGCTCGCTCTAACACTTGGTAAAGAAATTCTGGATCGGTACGAGCCGCATCCATTGGTGAAAATTCTATATCTGTCATGAAGGATTTGGCGTATCCTACCATTTCTTCGGCGATCGCTAGCACTTCTGCCCGTGACTTCCGCAACTGATACTCTAAATGAATATCAGAAGTCGAAATAAATGTGTGAATTCTGGCGTTAACTGCTGGTTTTAACGCTTCTGCGGCTGCTTCAATATCTGCTTTAATCGCTCTTGCCAAACTGCAAATTACTGGACCATTTTCTGTCCCCACAATTTGGGAAATTTTCTTAACTGCTTCAAAATCTCCAGGACTAGCAAAGGCAAAGCCTGCCTCAATTATATCCACGCCCAGACGCGCTAATTGCTTGGCAATAACTAGCTTTTCGTCTATATTCAGAGTCGCTCCGGGACATTGCTCTCCATCTCGCAGTGTAGTATCAAAAATGATGATTCGATCAGTTTTGTTTGTCATTTGCCGTTTGTTGTTTAGTTGTTACTTGTGGCTCAAAATATCTTCAACCTTAGTTTTTCTTTTACTCTTACCTTTGTAAATAATTGCTAAGGCTACTAACCTTCGGTTTTTTCTATTTGATCTCTGATATCATTTAAATCTATATATCTGTCAGTAGCATTGCGTAGCTCTCTAGCTATCATTCCTTCTGTTGATACTACCGTAATATGTGTATTTTTTGAGCGTAATAATTCGATTGCTCTTTCAAAATCTCCATCGCCACTGAATAATACTACTCGGTCATACTGGTCTACTGTATTAAACATATCTACAACAATTTCAATATCTAAATTCGCTTTTTGCGAGTAACGACCAGAAGTATCATCATAGTATTCTTTAAGAATTTTAGTTCGGACTGTATATCCCAGACTAATTAGAGCATCTCTAAAACCTCGCTGATCTTGTGGGTCTTTTAAACCAGTGTACCAGAATGCATTAATTAAGGTTGTTTCTGATTGCTCATGTTTTAAGTATTCTAAGACTCGCCGCGGGTCAAAAAACCAGCCATTTTTTTGTTGAGCATAGAACATATTGTTTCCGTCTACAAAAATAGACAGACGATTCATTGGAGAACCCATACAAATTTACACCTAATAATATAAATGAATTTAGATGGAACAATAGATTATAGCAATTTTCAAATAGCAAGTTTGCTAATATCTATAAAGTAGCTCTTCATCTATAGGTTTTATCCTACCTCTTTCAAGGCATAAAAACAGATGCAACATTGGAGTTGAGATCCTGGGTGCTAAACCTTATTCACCTCCGGCACTGCAAGAGCCACCCTGTGATCAAAATCTACCAATAAAATTGAACCAGTAACAGCATTTATCGCTGTATAACATTAAAGTTTACCCCTAAAGAGGTATAGCATAGGCTTAGGGTAGGATATAAATTAATGCCTATCTATAAGTTTTGCTGTCAGTATCAGGACACGCTTTGTGGGAAGTACCAATATTGCGCTAAAGACAGAAGACGGACTTGGGACAGCTTCTGGTAAAACACCCAGTTAAGAGCGTAGTTGTTGGTTAGGCGAGGGTAAAATCTTGCCGCAACCAAGTGCAGAGGCGAAGTATATCCGGGTCTGATCTGTGAGACAATTACTACTTGTAACTCACTCAACAGGAAAAGAATAACTTAAGCACTACCTGAGTAGGAATCTCTTGGGGGCTAGCTCTGCCAATAAAAGTTTGTTGATGAATAGAAGATACTTTACAAATGTATAAGATTGTCATTTAAGTCTTATTTCAATGTACTTGTACTAAAACGTGGTCTGAATAAATAAAAGTGTTGGACTTAAATCAATCAGTAACACGATATGGCAGAAGAACCTACATCTACCTTAACTAAAAACTATGTCTCTGCTGCCAATAGACACTTAAGTAAACCGACAAAAGTAACCTCAACAGCATCGGCTCGCCAATCTAGGTGGATGGTTCGCTTAGGTCATCTCCTGGCTGGTGCTTGGGCAATCAGTGCAGGAGTGCTGAGTGCTTCTGGTGGGGACTTGGTTCAAGTGATGGAAAATAAGGCGCTTTCTGGCTTTTTTCAACTGCGTGGGTCGATTGTGCCTCCAGAAGACATCGTAATTTTAGCAATAGACGATCAGTCAATATCAGTTCCCGAACAGTACTATAAAACAAATCCGAAACAGTATGCCTACCTAGAAACACTGAAATCTTATCCTTATAAACGTGCTGCATATGCTCAGGTAATCACAAAGTTAATTAAAGCCGGTGTCCGCTCTGTAGCAGTAGACGTACTTTTTGACACGCCAAGTAGTTATGGAGTTACTGACGATCGCCAACTCCAGGCAGTATTACAAAAATATGGCAGCAAAGTTACCTTAGCAGCTGTCTACGAAAATTCCCAGACGCACCAAGGGTCTTTTATACAACTAACAGACCCACAACAGATGTTTCGTAAAGGGTTAGTATCCATTGGCTCAGTAAATTTCCCCGTAGAGGTAGATGGTAAAGTTGATCGATTGGCGAGTGAGTTTTCTAAGTTGCTAGCTGAAGATAATTTGCTCGAGAAGCTACCTTCTTTTGATGAAGCAGCGCTTAGAGCAGCACAAGTAAATTATCCTCAACCAAAGGGCGATCGCATTTATTTTTGGGGGCCTGCGGGTACATTTGAGCAAATACCCTTTTGGCATGTACTCGACCCGGAAAACTGGAACACCTATTTACAACAGGGAAAGGTCTTCAAAGACAAAATAGTGCTGATTGGTGCGACAGATAAGTTAAACAATGATTATTATCCAGTCGCTGCTAGCAACAGCACTCAACCGATGTCGGGCGTGGAAATTCACGCCAATGCGATCGCAACTTTGATGCAAGGTAAAGCGATCGCCTCAGGAATTAACAATGCACCATTGCGAGGTTTGTTTGTGCTAATTCTAGTTGGCAGTACAGCCTTGATGATTAACAGACGCAAACGTAGTATCAATAGATTTCTATATAGCCTTGCCCTTTCTGGCACTTGGGTAGGAATTAGTTATGGGTTATTTGTCTATAGTGAGTTAATTTTCCCTACGACTTTACCAATGATCGCGATCGCGATGACCGGACTTTCCTATCTGACAACCTCATTGGTCAGGGAAAGTATCAGAAAACGCCAATTATTAGATATATTTCAGAAGTATAAAACTTCCCCCGTTGTCCAAGAAATTATTAGCCAACAAGATGACTTACAAGACCTAATCCAGCAACGAGATTTAGCCTTATCAGGGAAAGTTTTGGCTCAACGCTACAAAATTGTCAAAGTTCTCGGTTCCGGTGGATTCAGCGAAACCTATATTGCCGTAGATACCCAACGTCCTGGTAATCCGCGATGTGTTGTCAAGCAACTAAAACCAGCCAGCACCAAACCAGAAGCTTTGCAACTTGCCAGACGTTTATTTAACTCAGAGGCGCAAACACTAGAAAAATTGGGGATGCACAGTCAAATCCCTCAACTTTTAGCGTATTTTGAAGAAGATGAAGAATTTTATTTAGTACAAGAACAGATAATTGGTCATCCTTTAAATCAGGAACTCCCAACAGGTAGAGCAATTGAAGAAGTTGCAGTTATCAAAATTGTCAGGGACTTATTGCAAACATTAATATTTGTCCATAAAAACAACGTGATTCACCGGGATATTAAACCCAGCAATATCATCCGGCGACATTCAGACGGTAAACTAGTACTGATTGACTTTGGAGCTGTCAAAGAAGTCAGCACAAAACAGCTTGATCATCAAGAACAAACCCCCTTGACCATTGGCATTGGTACTCAAGGTTACGCACCAAGCGAGCAATGTTTTGGGCGGCCACACTACAGTAGTGATATCTATGCAGTCGGCATGGTTGGAATTAAAGCCTTGACTGGTATAGCACCCCGTGAGCTAGATAGAGATGCTGATGGAGAGAT from Nostoc sp. UHCC 0926 includes these protein-coding regions:
- a CDS encoding CHASE2 domain-containing serine/threonine-protein kinase, translated to MAEEPTSTLTKNYVSAANRHLSKPTKVTSTASARQSRWMVRLGHLLAGAWAISAGVLSASGGDLVQVMENKALSGFFQLRGSIVPPEDIVILAIDDQSISVPEQYYKTNPKQYAYLETLKSYPYKRAAYAQVITKLIKAGVRSVAVDVLFDTPSSYGVTDDRQLQAVLQKYGSKVTLAAVYENSQTHQGSFIQLTDPQQMFRKGLVSIGSVNFPVEVDGKVDRLASEFSKLLAEDNLLEKLPSFDEAALRAAQVNYPQPKGDRIYFWGPAGTFEQIPFWHVLDPENWNTYLQQGKVFKDKIVLIGATDKLNNDYYPVAASNSTQPMSGVEIHANAIATLMQGKAIASGINNAPLRGLFVLILVGSTALMINRRKRSINRFLYSLALSGTWVGISYGLFVYSELIFPTTLPMIAIAMTGLSYLTTSLVRESIRKRQLLDIFQKYKTSPVVQEIISQQDDLQDLIQQRDLALSGKVLAQRYKIVKVLGSGGFSETYIAVDTQRPGNPRCVVKQLKPASTKPEALQLARRLFNSEAQTLEKLGMHSQIPQLLAYFEEDEEFYLVQEQIIGHPLNQELPTGRAIEEVAVIKIVRDLLQTLIFVHKNNVIHRDIKPSNIIRRHSDGKLVLIDFGAVKEVSTKQLDHQEQTPLTIGIGTQGYAPSEQCFGRPHYSSDIYAVGMVGIKALTGIAPRELDRDADGEIKWSERSQVSHSLAQILSKMVLDDFKQRYQSASEALKDLEALEAFNDVVNSQSRYLMPQDDSLMNTLDDLGTPTKSCSEGQETDK